The sequence below is a genomic window from Streptomyces sp. NBC_00289.
CTCGATGCGACGGTACAAGTCGGAACCCTTCAGGACTTTGATGACCAAGCAGCCGCGGTAGGAATCCCCGGTGTTCTTGCGTGCGGTCTTTGGGTTGTGTTTCTTCAGGGTCGTCTTGTGGAACCTGGAACGGTCCGCTCCGACGAGGTCGGCCCAGTACTGCTCGGCGCCCGTCACGTCCGCGTTTTCATGGATCATCACGGCGTACCGAAGGCGCTCTCGTTCCACTTCCAGTAGGTCGAGCCAGGCCAGGAACACCTCGATCATGCCCGGGTCGCTATTGACGAAGGTGACGTTCTCTCGTCGGTCGTACGGCTTGTCCTTGGTGCCCTCGGCCCAGTACAGGCCGACACCCAGCAGGAAGAGCTCCCGGTCGGACATCGTGCCAACCTTCTGCGCAGCGGTTTTCTTGATCCGCTGCCGCTCCTCGTCACGTACCGCCAGCTCGTGGTCCCATCGTTTGCGCGCGGCCAGCTTCGCCTGTTCTGTCGGGTCGCGCCGTTCGGGTTTCGGTAGATCCCGCACCCAGAGTGAGATCGAGCTCTTCGAGCACCCCAGTTCCGTCTGGATCCGGTCGTACGTCCAGCCCTGGAGCCGTAGCTCCCTCGCCCTGTCTCTGAGGTCGTCCTTCGCGTTCGGGCGTTTCGTCCATTCCGGGGGAGGCTCGCCCTCAAGGAGTCGGTTGAGGATGTCGTTGTTGTCGACGTGAAGCCGGTCGCGGATCTGTCGGCGGCTCAGTCCGCCCCGTCGCAGGGCCATCGCCTGCTTCCTGAGCCCCTCGAAGTCCGCGTACTTGTCCCGTGTAGGTGCCATGGGCACACCCTCCGGGCGGAATCGGATCTTCCGGTGTCGAACGGTGCGCGATTCAGCAGTTCGAAGGATACCGGGCGGTTTCGTTGCCGTTCGATCGCGGAGAGTGGTGTAGGCCAGTCGCGGAAACTCACCGGAAACGGGACGCCCGCCGCCCGTAGTCTGGAGCCATGACCACGACGGGGGAAGACCACGCGACGGCCTTGGAAGGGCCGTGGTGGTGGGCCAGGTGGCGCAGTGCGGCTCTCGATGTGAGCCTGGCGTTCGTTTCCGCGCTCGAATGCGCGCTGGAGGGGATTCCGTTCGCGCAGGACGCGGGGGTCCCGCCCGCCGCGGGGATCGTGTTCGGGCTGTTGGCCGGCTCCGTGCTGGTGGTGCGGCGCAAGTGGCCGATCGCCGTCGTGCTGGTGTCGATCGCGATCACGCCCGCCCAGATGGGCTTCCTGATGGGCATCGTCGGGCTCTACACGCTGGCCGCGTCGGAGCTGCCCCGCCGGATCATCGCCTCGCTGGCCGGGATGTCGCTGGTGGGGACGTTGATCGTGACGTTCGTCCGGGTGCGGCAGGACATGGCGCGAGGGGATCTGACCCTCGGGGACTGGTTCGTGCCGTTCGCCGCGATCGCGACCTCGCTCGGGCTGACCGCGCCGCCACTGCTGCTGGGGCTGTACGTGGGGGCCAGGCGGCGGCTGATGGAGAGCCTGCGCGAGCGGGCGGACGATCTCGAGCGGGAGCTGCAGCTGCTCGCCGAGCGCGCGGAGGAACGGGCGGAGTGGGCGCGTAACGAGGAGCGGACCCGGATCGCGCGGGAGATGCACGACGTCGTGGCGCACCGGGTGAGCCTGATGGTCGTGCACGCGGCCGCTCTGCAGGTGGTCGCGCGCAAGGACCCGGACAAGGCGGTGCGCAACGCCGTACTGGTCGGGGACATGGGGCGGCAGGCGCTGACCGAACTGCGCGAGATGCTCGGGGTGCTGCGCAGCGGGGACGG
It includes:
- a CDS encoding sensor histidine kinase; translation: MTTTGEDHATALEGPWWWARWRSAALDVSLAFVSALECALEGIPFAQDAGVPPAAGIVFGLLAGSVLVVRRKWPIAVVLVSIAITPAQMGFLMGIVGLYTLAASELPRRIIASLAGMSLVGTLIVTFVRVRQDMARGDLTLGDWFVPFAAIATSLGLTAPPLLLGLYVGARRRLMESLRERADDLERELQLLAERAEERAEWARNEERTRIAREMHDVVAHRVSLMVVHAAALQVVARKDPDKAVRNAVLVGDMGRQALTELREMLGVLRSGDGLDRRERAAVPLAAVGAVAAAAASRMADDAEGPCLSELDELIGQSAAAGMVVDLSVEGDERVYAAEIEQTAFRVVQEALTNVHKHAAGAKTHVRLAHRISEIAMQVENEPPPEMSSASAARLPSGGNGLLGMKERVVALGGVFVSGPTDAGGFRVSAVIPAS